A single window of Engraulis encrasicolus isolate BLACKSEA-1 chromosome 20, IST_EnEncr_1.0, whole genome shotgun sequence DNA harbors:
- the tpbga gene encoding trophoblast glycoprotein a, with product MLLWIVLTGMLCALCHAGPACPTGCECSEAALTVKCVSKELQDIPSGIPGYTRNLFITGNYISRIGPESFKGLGNVTTLSLYNNRITEIESQTFAGLRSLRSLDLSANQLVVIHPEAFSVPSRTLRDLNLSRSLYNHTSVRDLAVALRWSALSSLQGLDLGSNGLIYLPDHIFQHLSSLRRLHLTNNSLVALHNATFASLERLEDLDLSMNAFRTFREEALRELDGLPWARLHLGLNPYTCTCGIEPFAAWLNESRARVADAERLSCAFPPALRNTSILGVAEVPLGCHRAGEGPDLALQTSYVFLGIVLGFVGLMFLFVLYLNRKGIKKRIYDMRDACREVWEGYHYRYEIDSDPRLSHVSSSADV from the exons ATGCTTCTATGGATTGTTCTGACGGGTATGCTCTGTGCCCTCTGCCATGCTGGCCCGGCGTGCCCAACCGGCTGCGAGTGCTCCGAGGCAGCCTTGACGGTGAAATGCGTATCTAAAGAGCTCCAGGACATCCCGAGTGGCATCCCGGGCTACACCAGAAACCTCTTCATAACGGGCAACTACATCAGCCGCATCGGACCCGAATCCTTCAAAGGACTTGGGAACGTGACAACTTTGTCGCTTTACAACAACAG GATCACGGAGATCGAGTCGCAGACGTTCGCTGGGCTGCGCAGCCTGCGCTCGCTGGACCTGAGCGCCAACCAGCTGGTGGTGATCCACCCGGAGGCCTTCTCGGTGCCCAGCCGCACGCTGCGCGACCTCAACCTCAGCCGCTCGCTCTACAACCACACGTCGGTGCGCGACCTAGCGGTGGCGCTGCGCTGGAGCGCCCTCTCCAGCCTCCAGGGCTTGGACCTGGGCAGCAACGGCCTCATCTACCTGCCCGACCACATCTTCCAGCACCTGAGCAGCCTGCGCCGGCTGCACCTCACCAACAACTCCCTGGTGGCCCTCCACAACGCCACCTTCGCGTCGCTGGAGCGCCTGGAGGACCTGGACCTGAGCATGAACGCCTTCCGCACCTTCCGCGAGGAGGCGCTGCGGGAGCTGGACGGCTTGCCCTGGGCGCGCCTGCACCTGGGCCTCAACCCGTACACGTGCACCTGCGGCATCGAGCCCTTCGCCGCATGGCTGAACGAGTCGCGGGCCCGCGTGGCGGACGCCGAGCGTCTCTCGTGCGCCTTCCCGCCGGCCCTGCGCAACACGTCCATCCTGGGGGTCGCCGAGGTGCCGCTGGGGTGCCACCGGGCTGGGGAGGGGCCGGACCTGGCCCTGCAGACGTCGTACGTGTTCCTGGGCATCGTGCTGGGCTTCGTGGGCTTGATGTTCCTCTTCGTGCTGTACCTGAACCGCAAGGGCATCAAGAAGCGCATCTACGACATGCGGGACGCCTGCCGGGAGGTGTGGGAGGGGTACCACTACCGCTACGAGATCGACTCGGACCCGCGCCTCTCGCACGTCTCGTCCAGCGCCGATGTGTGA